From Bacillota bacterium, a single genomic window includes:
- a CDS encoding winged helix-turn-helix transcriptional regulator, protein MKHEDTISRQVAVFKALAHETRLRLVEILAEEGEKCVCDLVSRVGFDQSTISKHLSLLKTAGVVVSRKEGLNVIYRLRTPCVYQFMRCVDQLNEDRECVLVCPAIEQGIEHSE, encoded by the coding sequence ATGAAACATGAGGATACAATCTCAAGACAGGTAGCCGTCTTCAAGGCCCTGGCTCATGAAACTCGACTCAGGTTGGTTGAAATCCTCGCTGAAGAGGGCGAAAAATGTGTCTGCGACCTTGTTAGCCGCGTGGGATTCGATCAATCCACGATTTCGAAACACCTAAGCCTACTTAAGACGGCAGGTGTGGTCGTTTCAAGAAAAGAAGGGCTTAATGTGATTTATAGGCTCAGAACGCCTTGTGTTTATCAGTTCATGAGATGTGTAGATCAACTTAATGAAGATAGAGAGTGCGTACTCGTCTGCCCGGCCATTGAACAAGGGATTGAACATAGTGAATAG